AGGGCTGGAGGGTGTCGCTCCTCACTGATGGCAGGTGAGGGTAGGCTGTGGGGCTGTCAGCTGGCAAGCTGTTAGGGCATGTGCCAGAAAGTCCTTGACCACTGGTGTGacctgggacccccagcacctACATGGCCCCTTGCAgtgaggctgccaggggagaCCAGCTGTaactgggagccctgctggggtgtCCTCGTTCCCATCTCAGCATCAGtgttgctggcagcacaggcccCCATGGCTACCAGCCTGCAGCAATACTGGCCCTTCAGATCCTGGCCCCATTGCTCTGCTGGCCCCACAGCGCTGCCAGGAAGGCCCCTGGCCGTAGGAGTCTTCCctggcaggctggagcagggggctgccccAGGATGGTGTGTGCAGATCCTATcggccccaggcagcagccaggcagggcagcagatcTGCGCTATCTGCCTTTACCATCCCCACTGCGTGCAGGGGAGTGACAGGGGACAGAGGACACTTTCCACCTGGCATCGTCATCCCAGATGTCattttctgagaaaaaaaaaacacttctgGCTGTCTGTCAGTAAAACATCAGCCTTGGCTGGCAAggcagcccctctgtgcccctgggctgccaggaAGACGCCTGCCATCGCCGTGTGTGGAGCAGCCAGAGTTCAGTGCCGGTTTGCTCTGCTGTGTTCCCTTGCAGTCCAGGGAAGCTCAACTTTCTCCTGCCCCCACAGTGCTGGCTGGTGGGTTTGAACCTTGGAAGGGAACAGGTGTCCCATTGCCTGATTTTCAGGGGGAGACAATCCCATTTCCTGTCAGCCTCcaggacagctctcagctgccagTGGCTGGTTTGGCACTTTCAAGGTCCCTGCAAGGCAGCTCAGTCCATCTGAGGAGCTTGTCCTGCAGCGAGCCATGCCCCCAGCCACCAGAGTGCACAGAGGTGTGATAACTGATGTGGTGACAGGCACcaccctgggagccctgcagccctcagccagcTCAGGATGTGGCCTCCAGGTGTGTGGGCAGGACCAGGGCTGGCATAGCGTGGCAGaaggagggggcagaggagccAGCGTGGGTGCCTGGAGCAGCTACTCAGCCCCCCAGGGCTCGGCAGTGCTTCCTGCAGAGACCACATTGCTGAGGTTTCCCCTCTGGCCCCATGgcagagtggctgtggtgggaagCACAGCCCAGCATAGCCCGTGACACAGGGGCACCTACAAGCACCCAAAAGGGTAATGGTGAAAGGAATTTAGCCAGAATGGAGACATGGGGCACAAATGCTGGGGAACTTCCACTTTTCTCTTGGGACAAGCAAAATGACTTGGCAAGGAGTGGGttctatcccatcccacagTACCAGGGGCTGCAAATGGCAGCCATGGGGTGATTAAGAGGAGCAGATAGAGAAATCCGGGTGAGAGCCCATAGCCACAGCGTGAGGAGCCAGCGGTACTGGAGGGACAGCTGCTTGGGCAGCAGTGCTCTGAAGGAAGCCATGAGGCTGCCCGGAGCCCAGGCATCACCAACGCAACGTGTGTCAGTGGGGAAGGGGTCGGCACTGCAGGCAGGCGGCAGCGCAGCTCCGCCAGAAGAGCTGGGCGTTGACACTGAGCGAGGCTGACAGGGCGTGCAGGGCCCCTGCCGTGTGCGTGTATCCTTGCTGCACACTTGGGCGCCGGCGCAGCCACCCACCGCCGTGGTGCCCAGTGGTGTCTGTCCCTTGCAGGGGTCGACTGTGTCGTGTTCAACGAGGAGTACATgacctgcacctggggaagcaGAGAGACACTCACAGCCAACTACTCCCTCTACTACTGGTAGGTGCCCTTTCCCCAGGGCCCAGCCACATAGCAGTGTCCTGCAGAGGGTCCCCGCATGGGTGGCTGGTGTCAGCGTTGCTGGGCTCGGCATCAGCCTGCCACtcttccctgagcctgcaggagaggaggctctgaCTCCAGGGCACACAGAATGAGATGTGCTGGGCACAaggctgctgggaagggctggggtgTGTAGAGTCTTGGGGAGCCCTGGTAACCTTCTGTGGCACAGGTACAAGGGCAGTTTGCCCGTGGTGGAGTGCCAGCAGTACGTGCAGGACCAGGGCGTTCGTGTTGGTTGCCACTTCAACAAGagtgagatcatccagttccggCCCTTCCACGTCCTCCTCAATGCCAGCCTCAACGGCAGGACCCCGCTGACTTCCAGCAAGGTCATGGAGCTGCAAAACCTGGGTACGGAGCGCAGAGGGGCGCCCCCTCTGTGGAGCTGCGGTGGGTCAGGAGCGGGGCTGTGGGTCCTCAGGGCTGCCACATCacaccccagctggcagcagggccaccAGGGCACGGGGACAGCACTCACTAGGAATCTCCTGTTCCTTGAAGTGAAACCAGGGGCACCTGTGAACCTGACCATCCGCAACATGAGTGGCAACCAGCTAGAGCTGAGCTGGACCTCTCCGTACAGGAACGCTGACTGCCTGGAGCACGCTGTCAAGTACAAGAGCAACAAGGACACCAGCTGGACGGTGAGGGGCGCGGGGCACAGCACCCCACGGTTGTGCCTGAAGACGAGCCACGCACCAGCATCCCTGGCCGTGCAGGCTCTCATGGCACGGCCCCCGTCTCTCTGCAGGAGTACCGTGTGAAAGGAGacatcttctccttccccagcgtGGACTACGAGAAGTACTACACCTTCTACGTGCGCAGCAAGATCAACACCTTCTGCGGCAACACCCAGCTCTGGAGCGAGTGGAGCGTCCCCGTGGTCTGGGGCAGCAATGCCACCAGCAACGGtaggggctgagggctggggcagggcaggatgggctggggcacagcGGGGCTCGGCAGGCCGGAGCTGGCCAAGCAAGTGGAAAAGTGGcctgaggcagcagccagaggggcAAGACCCACACGGGCATCTGTGGCGCAGGCAGTAGCATCCACCCCTGCATCCTTTGCATTTCTGGAAGCCAAATACCTCCTGTCAGTGGGACCTGATGGCTTTTCCCAGGGGTTTCTTAGCCTtggagggctgctctggcacagctggTCCAGGACAAGCAGTTAGTTGTGCTGACAGTGTGGCAGGTCTTGGGAATGggtcccttctccagcttccatTCACATCTGAGCCCTGCAGTGGACAATGCTGAGCTCCCAAGGCCACCCACGAAGGGCCACTGGCATGCCCACCCCACAGTGTGGTGGTGGCCCAGCCGGGGGTCTGTGTCACCCTGTCTCTTTCCAggcatggcagaggagcagccacaCTGGTTCTGGATCCACACAGTCTTGATCCCcattgcctcctgcctgcttttgCTGATCCtcgtggtgctgctggtgcgcATGGAAAGGTGAGTGTGGAGAGCTGGCGGCGCACAGCAGCGCTGGGGCTGTTCCCCTCTGACACATCTCCCCTCTGCAGGGTCTGGGTCATCCTGATGCCCCGAATCCCCAACCCCAGCAAGAAATTTGATGAGCTCTTCATCACCCATAATGGCAACTTCCAGGTAAGGCTGCTgtggacagccctgccctgggctcactcctgtccctgcaggggtggGACAGGGCTCTGTGGTGGCTactctcaccctgctctgctccctgcaggaatGGGTTGGAGTTCCCAAAGACTTTGTGGAGAGCTTCAAACCCAACTACAGCGAGAACATCTGCTATGTGAGCGAGCTGTCATCCAGGGACAGCCATGAGCCCTTCTGGGAGAGCAGCAACCACTCACTGTCAGCGCTGCCTGGGGCCCTGGCTGCCTCCCGTGAGCACAGCCCCTACAACAGCA
This sequence is a window from Dryobates pubescens isolate bDryPub1 chromosome 18, bDryPub1.pri, whole genome shotgun sequence. Protein-coding genes within it:
- the IL2RG gene encoding cytokine receptor common subunit gamma codes for the protein MALPSTFLAPILLLLCRLGPNLVAARGHPGVDCVVFNEEYMTCTWGSRETLTANYSLYYWYKGSLPVVECQQYVQDQGVRVGCHFNKSEIIQFRPFHVLLNASLNGRTPLTSSKVMELQNLVKPGAPVNLTIRNMSGNQLELSWTSPYRNADCLEHAVKYKSNKDTSWTEYRVKGDIFSFPSVDYEKYYTFYVRSKINTFCGNTQLWSEWSVPVVWGSNATSNGMAEEQPHWFWIHTVLIPIASCLLLLILVVLLVRMERVWVILMPRIPNPSKKFDELFITHNGNFQEWVGVPKDFVESFKPNYSENICYVSELSSRDSHEPFWESSNHSLSALPGALAASREHSPYNSSYLGM